The window TCGGCAATCTTCATCAGCTATCGCCGCGACGACAGCGCGCCCTATGCCGGGCGTCTTTACGATCGTCTATGCGCCCGCTTCGGCGCCGATCGTGTTTTCATGGACGTTGACGGCATCCCGCCGGGCGTCGATTTTGTCGCGCACATCGGCGCCAAGGTCGCATCCTGTGACACCATGATCGCGGTCATCGGCAAAAAGTGGTTGGAGGCGCGGGACGGTAACGGGCAGCGGCGCTTGGACGATCCGCATGATTTCGTCGTGCTCGAAGTCGCGCAAGGATTGCAGCGCGGCATTCCCGTAATCCCCGTGCTAGTCGGCGGCGCGAGTATGCCCAGGGCAGCCGATCTTCCAGACCCGCTGCGTGGCTTGGCCCAGCGCGAAGCGGTGAGTTTGCGCGACGATGAGTTCCATCGCGACGCCAACACGTTGATTACCGTGTTGGCCAAGCTTCCAGGACTGCAACGGCGCTCGACGGACAAGATAGACCCTCGGCAAGAACGGCTGCAGCGTCATACAAAGGCGCTTATCTGGAAGGCGCCGTTGGTCTTTGCGCTCGTCGCCTTTGCCATCTGGTGGCAAGGGCGCCGGGAATCGCAGCGGCCCGCACCGATTACGACCCACGCCGCGATAGCGCAGCCGTTGACCGGCGCGTGGGGTGCCGAAGTGACTTATCACTGGAACGCCAAACATAAAGAGGCGTTTTTCTTTCAACCGGAGGGCAATCGACTCTACGGCACGGCGAGCTTTCTCGGCCTCAAACGCGGCATCGATGACGGCAAGATTGAGGGCGGTGAGATTTTCTTCAGCGTGCGGTTTCAGGAGGATTCCGCGTCGGGGACGCGCGAGCGCAAAAACTACTATGGCGGCAAAATCGCCGGCAACGAGATTCGTTTCCGGCTGCAGGACGATCGCGGCAGTCCACCCCTGGAGTTTATCGCCACTCGTGTGGGTGAAGCGGGCCAGACTTTGCGCTAGGGTGGCTCCTAGCAGGAAGCAATGGAACGATCGCAATACATGGCGGCTGACACCCGTTAGTTCGTTAACGCTATGCTGCAGGAGCAATAGTTACCATGGCCTATCACGCTTTTGTTGCGATGCCGTTCGGTATCAAGGAGCGGTTCGACGCCAATGGCGCCAAAGAGCAGATCGACTTCAACAAAGTCTACAGCGATCTGATCAGGCCGGCTTTGGAAAGCGCGGGTTTTACGGTGTTTCGCGCCGACGAAGAACGGAGCGCCGGCAATATTCGCACCGATATGTTTCAGGAATTGCTGCTGGCCGACCTGGTCGTCGCCGACTTGTCGATCGACAATCCCAATGTTTGGTACGAGCTGGGCGTGCGCCACGCCTTGCGCCGCCGCGGTGTGATTCAGATTACCTGCCGCAGCGGGCCGACACCGTTTGACGTCTATACCGATCGGTCGTTGCGTTATCACATCAAGGCTGGCGCGGATAATCGCTTGGCGCCGGATCCGGATTTCGTCGAGATTGATAGAAAAGAAATCCGTGAATTTGCCGCGCAGACGATCAACTCCTGGTACGGCCGCAAGGTCAGTCCCGTGTATCATTTATTGCGCTATCTGCAGGAACCCGACTGGAAATCTTTGCGGGTCGAGGAAGCCCGCCAATTCTGGGAAGACTATGATCGCTATACGACCCGGATCGAAGTCGCGCGCAAGCGCCAGAAGCCCGGCGATATTCTAGTCTATGCCGAGGAAGCGCCGACGCGCGTCTTTCGCGTTGAGACCTTTCAGGTTGCCGGCAGAGCCTTGCTGTCTTTAGGCCAGTTTCGTTTTGCCTTGGCGCAGTATGAAAACGCCCTCACTATCAAGCCCAATGATCTGGAGAGCCGGCGGCAGAAGGGGTTGTTGCTGGGCCGTCTGAAAAAGCATGATGAAGCCAAGGAATGGGTCGAAACCGTACTGCGCGATTTTCCCGACGATGCCGAGAGTTGGGCGCTTTTGGGGCGAGTGGAGAAGGAAAACTGGGTCGACTTGTGGCGCAAAGACGGCAAGAGCTCTGAGCAAATGCGCAAAGACGCGGGCGATGACGAAGCCTTGCTGCGTGAAGCGGTGAACGCCTACGCGACCGGCTATCGCAAAGATCCCAGCCATTTTTATTCCGGTATCAACGCGATCACGTTGCTCCACCTCCAAGCGCACCTAACCGGCAAACAAGAGCGTCTGGATGTGCGCAAAGAAATGGAAGGCGGCGTGCGTTGGGCGGTGCGCGGCGCCCTGGAGAAAGACCCCAAAGACTACTGGGCACGAGTTACCTTGGCTGAGTTGGAAGTCCTAGAGAGCGATAGCCCAATCGTTCAAAGTGCCTATCGCAGCGCCGTTGCGGTGGCGGAAAAAGACTGGTTCAAGTTGGTCTCTTCGCGCGATCAGTTGCACTTGCTGCAGGACCTCGGTTTTCGCGCGGAGGCGGTAAAAACCGGTTTGAAGACTTTGGAGCGCGCGTTGAGCCGCATCACGGCGCCGGAGAAGGCCTGGGCACCGCGCCAAGTATTTCTTTTTAGTGGACACATGGTCGATGCCCCGGATCGTCCGCAGCCGCGCTTCCCGCCCGGCCAAGAAGCCGTCGCCGCGCAGGCAATTGCCGCGAAGCTGGCTGAGCTCGGCGCCGGTCCGGACGACATCGCGATTTGCGGCGGCGCTTGCGGCGGCGATCTGCTTTTCGCCGAAGCCTGCGTCGCGCGCGGGCTGCGTGTCGAGCTGCGCCTGGCTTATGATGAACCGACGTTCATCAAGCATTCGGTGGCATTTGCCGGCGACGCCTGGGTGGAGCGTTTTTACAAAGTGAAAGCACAGCCGAAAACCGCTGTCTTGATTATGGCCGATGAGCTTGGAGCTGTGCCCAAGGATGTTAACCACTACTCGCGCACCAATCTCTGGCAGCTCTATAGCGCACTCGCCTGGGGGCCGGAGAAAGTTCGCTTTGTCTGCCTGTGGAATCGCAAGGGCGGCGACGGTCCGGGCGGCACCGAGCATATGCACGACACGGTGCAGAGCTACTCGGGGCGGGTCCACGTGCTCGATACGACGAAGCTTTGGTAGTCGAGGAATCGATATGAGTCTTGCAGACAGAATCGCAGCCAAAGGTCCAAAGAAAATACTCGCCCTCGACGGCGGCGGTATTCGCGGCATCCTAACGGTCGAGATTCTAGCTGAAATCGAACGGTTGCTGCGCCAGAGGGCGGGCGGGCAAGCCGACTTCGTGCTTGCCGATTATTTTGATTTCTTTGCCGGCACGAGCACCGGCGCGATTATCGCGGCCTGTCTTTCTTGGGGCATGACGGTGGGCAAAGTGCGCCAGTTTTATCTCGACAACGGCAAGGAGATGTTCGACAAGGCATCGCTCCTGCGGCGCCATCGTTACAAGTTTGAAGACGAAAAACTGTCCAATCGCCTGAGAGAAGAATTCGGCGCCGACACAACTCTCGGTACGGATAAGCTGCGCAGTTTGCTTATGTGCGTGATGCGCAATGCCAGCACGGATTCGCCGTGGCCGGTCTCCAACAACCCGCATGCGAAATACAACAATCGCAGTCGACAGGATTGCAACTTGAACCTGCCACTCTGGCAACTGATTCGCGCGAGTACCGCGGCGCCGACCTATTTTCCGCCAGAGGTAGTGCAGATCGGTGACAAGGAGTTTATCTTCGTCGACGGCGGCATCACCATGTACAACAATCCAGCGTTTCAGGCGTTCCTCATGGCAACCGTCGAGCCTTACAACATAGATTGGCCCACCGGCGCAGACAAAACGTTGATCGTTTCAGTCGGCACTGGCACCAGCCCGGACGCGAACAAGGATCTGAAGCCCGAAGAAATGAATCTACTTTACAACGCCGGCTCCATACCGTCGGCTCTGATGTCTGCAGCGTTGAACGAACAAGACTTTCTCTGTCGCGTGTTCGGCAACTGCTTGGCGGGTGGTCCGCTGGACCGCGAAATCGGTGACATGATCGGCAAGCGCGGACCGGTCAAAGACAAACTGTTTACCTATATGCGTTTCAACGCGGAATTGACGCGCAGCGGGCTCGATACACTTGGGCTAAATGACATTGAACCGAAAAACGTCCAGCAATTGGATTCCATTGAATTTATTCCAGACTTGCAGCGCGTGGGCCAAGCCGTCGCAGCACAAAAAGTAAAAGCGGAGCATTTCAGTGGATTCTAAACTTTGCTTTCTGCTTCATAACTCTGCCGTGGCGCGCTCAAGGCCAGTGGAGTTCTTGACCCGATAGTTAGCGCTCTATATCCTCACTCCCAGCGAATATGGACCAGGAAATTATTTCCCGCTTGAAGAAGCGCATCAGCGCTGAAGGGCTCGACGCCATCGTCGCGCTCTCTCCGGAAAACGTCGCCTACGTCTCTGGCTTCGTGGTGCCGTCGCAGTCGCTGATGCGCTGGCGCCATGCCGCAGTGATCGTTACTGCCAATGGCAAAATCTCCATGGTGGCCATCGACATGGAAGCGACGACGGTGCGCGCGCATGCGGGTATCGACGATTTGCGCATCTACCGGGAGTTTTCCGACGATCCGATGGACAAGCTGTCGGAGGCTCTCCAGGATCTAAAACTCGACTGTGCCAAAGTGGCTGTCGAGATGGAGTTTCTGCCAGCCAAGGATTTTGCCACTCTGCAAAAGAATTTGCCCAACGTGAATTGGATGGCGGCTGACGCGATTTTTAACAAAGCGCGTCAGATCAAGACTCCCGGCGAGCTGGCGCTCCTGCGCTCGCTCAGCAAGTTGACCGACAATGCGATAGGGACGGCATTGCGCTCGGCCAAGGTCGGCATGAGCGAGCTGGAGCTTGCTGGGACATTGTTGAAAACCTTGTTTGCCGGCGGGGCTGAGAGCTATAAGCTCATGATCATCGCCTCCGGCGAGCGCAGCGAGTTTCCCAATGTCGGGCCCACCGACCGCAGGCTTAAGCACGGCGACATCATTCGCATGGAGATCTTCGGGCAGAAGTTTGGTTATTTGACCGGCATTTGCCGCACCGCGGTGGTCGGCGATGCGACGCCGGAGCAATATAAGATTTGGTCAAACCTGATCGAATGCAAATATCTGGTCATGGACTTGATCAAACCGGGCGCGAGCTGCCCGGAGATTTACCGAAAGTTTTTAGAGAAATTCAGCCAGCTCGGCTTCGAGCCGATCAGTTTCGTCGCCCATGGCATTGGGCTGTATTTACACGAAGAGCCCTACATGGGGCGCTACGGCAACGAAATTGTCGAAGCGGGGATGGTCGGTGCCTTTGAGCCGTTGGTCTATATTCCTGGCCGCTTCGGCATGCAGAACAAAGACATGTTCGCGGTTTCAGAGAAGGGCTGTGAATTGCTGTCGGATGTGACGCCGACGGATACGTTGTTGAGAGTGGGGTAGTTCGGATTTATCTCGCGCAGAGGGCGCAAAGAAAGAGGCGTGCTCGGAGCGGGGAAAGCATTGTAAGAATTAGAGACTGTTTTCAGGCCACATGAAGATTACCAAAATCGAAACGATTCCCATTCGCTTGCCAACCCGACGGGTGCACCAGTGGGCCAGTTTGACGACACCGATTGGTGTCTACGTCATCGTCAAAGTTCACACCGATCAGGGGTTGGTCGGCCTGGGCGAAGCGCCGGTGCTGAAAGACTGGGGCGGCGACAACGGCAAGTATTTCGGCGAGACGCCGAAGACCACCGCGCACATCATCAACGATATTCTCGCGCCGGCTTTGAAAGACCAGGACCCGGCGCGTTTTGAGGCGATCCACGGGCTGATGGACAAAGCCGTGAAAGGTTACCCGTATTGCAAGGCGGCCATCGATGGCGCGTTGTACGACGTTGTTGGCAAGGCGCTGGGCGTGCCGGCCTATCAACTGCTCGGTGGTCTGTTTCGCGACCGGGTGCCGATTGCGCATAGCCTGGGTCTGATGGAGATCGAGAAGGCAGTTGACGAAGCCAAGCAGGCTATCGCCGAAGGTGTAAAGACCATCAAGCTTAAAGGCGGAGTTGAAGCCAAGCGCGATGTTGAACTAGTGAAGCAGGTTCGCAAGGCCATCGGTCCAGATCTGAACATTTGTGTGGACGCGAACCAGGGCTATCCGACGCCGAAGGCGGCGGTGAAGATCACCAAGGCGATGGAAGAGTTTAATCTGCTTTATATGGAACAGCCGGTGGAAGGCATTGACCGCATGGCGGAAGTGGCGGCACGCGTCGACACGCCGATCATGGCCGACGAAAGCGCCTGGACGGCGGAGGATGTACTGGAGATCATCAAGAAGAAAGCGGCCGACGTAATTTCGATCTATACGACCAAGCCAGGCGGTATGTTCAAAGGGAAAAAAGTCGCCGCGGTGGCGGAAGCTGCCGGTTTGAAGTGTAACGTCAACGGCTCGGTGGAAACCGGCGTCGGCAACGCCGCCAATATTCATCTCGCCGCTTCGACCGGAGTCGTTACGTATGGCTGCGTGGTGCCGGTGTCGTCGCCCAAAGAAAAAGCCAAGCAGGGTATCGCCGGGATTTACTATCAAGACGATATCATCAGCGAGCCGTTTGCTTTCGACAATGGTGACGTGATCGTCTCATCGAAGCCCGGGTTAGGGATTGAGCTCGACGAAGGCAAGCTGAAACATTATCGGATCGATTTGTAAGCGTGAATCCAAGTGCGCCGCCGGAATTATCGTTGGAGCAGATCGCGGTTGAGCCGCGTGAAATCGCTGGCGAGTGGCGTGTGACTTTTCGTGTGGTTAATCGTGGGGCAGGACGACTAGAAATCGACGCCGCGCGCCTGCCGCATGGGCAGTTCAAGTCGGAAAATATTCGCTTCGCCCGACCGCTGCTGCTCGATGCTCAAGCCGATGCTAACTTCACAGCAGAAGTTCACTGTAAAGAACCGCCGGGGTTGGTGACGGAGAATGCCTTCGTGCTTCTGTACGTTCGGTACCTGGGTGAAAGCTGGCGCATTTTCGTTCGTGTTCGGGTCGTGGTGGATAAAAATGGTTTGCCGGATAGCGCGGTGGAGTCCATCACCGTGCAACAAGTCGGATTTTCCGGAGTGGCGACATGAGCAAAGAAGACGATCTCTACATTCTCAAACGCATGCGCGGCTGACACAGCAATTGAGGCCTGGGCTTCGAAGAGACCACGGGCATGGTCTCCAACGCTGTTAGAAAGTCACAAGACGAAGTCGTCGCGGCGTTAAAGCGCCTGCGCGCCAATCACAGCGACGACGCGGAATACAAGGGATTGCGAAGAGATTTGCCGAAGGAATGGCCGATCTGAGGTGAGTTTCGTGTTCCGAGTTTCGGGTTTCGGGTTGCCGGAACGCGAAGCCTGAGACTTTGAACCAAAAACTCAGACCTCTTCCCCCGCCTCGGGGGAAGATTGAAATGGGGGCTCGTTGCAGAGCGCGTGTCTGCCCTCTCTCTAACTCTCCCCCGAAACGGGGGCGAGAATCGGATTGCCTTTATCGCTTCGCTCTTGGCTTTCTCCTCTGGCTCCCTGCTACGAACGCAGCCGCACTTGAGGTTGACGTAGATTCAGGTTGGCGACCCCGCCCCAAAACTCCCGCTTGCCAGTCATCGCCTGCACGTGGCCGTCCCATTCGAGGGTGAACGCAGTCAATCCCAGTTTGACCGCGGCGCGGATTTTGTTCTGTGTCACCTCGTCGGTGGCAAGTTGGCGAATCGCGGCGATTTGCCGGCTGCCGTGGCCTTCGTCCTGGGCGGCGTGCAACTGGTACGTCGCCGCGGCGCGTGGGGAAAATTTGTAGAACTCGGTCAGCTCGCGATACACTTTTTCGGAAATCTTTCCCGCACCGCCCAGTTGGCTTTCGACAAAGGCGAGCATGGCGACGCCTTCCAAAGCTGAGCGTCGCTGGCAGCAGCCGATGATCATTTCGATCGCCGCCAGCGTGCCTGGCGCCGGCTCGGCATTGTCCGCTGCTTCGCGCGTGATGCCGCCTTCTTCGAGAAACTGCAGCATGATGTCGACATGCGTGCGCTTGCCGCCGAGCTCTTCCATGAAATTTTCCAGCACGGTTTCCATGACAGCGTATTCTTTGGCGGATACGGCGTTGATCGCCATGTAACCAAAGAAAATCGGGTTGGTGCGCACGCGCAGGTAGTGCTGCACCTCGCCAAGAATAATCTGCTCCTTGCGCCAGCGATGCTTGATGATGCCGTCGAACCAGGGGTGCTGCTCCATCGGCACTTCGGCGGCGTAGGACCAGAGTTCTTCGATGAATCGATCTTGGGTCATGGCGTGCCTCCCTTGGTGCCAGCTTAGTCGTTTCGCGAAAAAACAAAAAGGCCGAGCGAACGGAGTTCGCTCGGCCCGTTTGTCACTGTCGAGCAAAGAGCTTACCCAACGGCGCGAATTTTCGTGTCGCCCTTCTCCACCCGCGCCTTCAGGCGCGGGTAGAAACGCAGCGGGTTGTCCCAGAAGATTTTTCGTTTCAGCTCGTCGCTCACGTCCTTGCGGTTGATCAAGTTTGGAATGTCATGGCTAAAGTCGCGCTGGTCGCGCTCGTGGGGGTAATCCGACGCCCAAATGAGCGTGTTGTCGTTGGCGACCTGT is drawn from Deltaproteobacteria bacterium and contains these coding sequences:
- a CDS encoding toll/interleukin-1 receptor domain-containing protein translates to MSAIFISYRRDDSAPYAGRLYDRLCARFGADRVFMDVDGIPPGVDFVAHIGAKVASCDTMIAVIGKKWLEARDGNGQRRLDDPHDFVVLEVAQGLQRGIPVIPVLVGGASMPRAADLPDPLRGLAQREAVSLRDDEFHRDANTLITVLAKLPGLQRRSTDKIDPRQERLQRHTKALIWKAPLVFALVAFAIWWQGRRESQRPAPITTHAAIAQPLTGAWGAEVTYHWNAKHKEAFFFQPEGNRLYGTASFLGLKRGIDDGKIEGGEIFFSVRFQEDSASGTRERKNYYGGKIAGNEIRFRLQDDRGSPPLEFIATRVGEAGQTLR
- a CDS encoding DUF4071 domain-containing protein, which produces MAYHAFVAMPFGIKERFDANGAKEQIDFNKVYSDLIRPALESAGFTVFRADEERSAGNIRTDMFQELLLADLVVADLSIDNPNVWYELGVRHALRRRGVIQITCRSGPTPFDVYTDRSLRYHIKAGADNRLAPDPDFVEIDRKEIREFAAQTINSWYGRKVSPVYHLLRYLQEPDWKSLRVEEARQFWEDYDRYTTRIEVARKRQKPGDILVYAEEAPTRVFRVETFQVAGRALLSLGQFRFALAQYENALTIKPNDLESRRQKGLLLGRLKKHDEAKEWVETVLRDFPDDAESWALLGRVEKENWVDLWRKDGKSSEQMRKDAGDDEALLREAVNAYATGYRKDPSHFYSGINAITLLHLQAHLTGKQERLDVRKEMEGGVRWAVRGALEKDPKDYWARVTLAELEVLESDSPIVQSAYRSAVAVAEKDWFKLVSSRDQLHLLQDLGFRAEAVKTGLKTLERALSRITAPEKAWAPRQVFLFSGHMVDAPDRPQPRFPPGQEAVAAQAIAAKLAELGAGPDDIAICGGACGGDLLFAEACVARGLRVELRLAYDEPTFIKHSVAFAGDAWVERFYKVKAQPKTAVLIMADELGAVPKDVNHYSRTNLWQLYSALAWGPEKVRFVCLWNRKGGDGPGGTEHMHDTVQSYSGRVHVLDTTKLW
- a CDS encoding patatin — protein: MSLADRIAAKGPKKILALDGGGIRGILTVEILAEIERLLRQRAGGQADFVLADYFDFFAGTSTGAIIAACLSWGMTVGKVRQFYLDNGKEMFDKASLLRRHRYKFEDEKLSNRLREEFGADTTLGTDKLRSLLMCVMRNASTDSPWPVSNNPHAKYNNRSRQDCNLNLPLWQLIRASTAAPTYFPPEVVQIGDKEFIFVDGGITMYNNPAFQAFLMATVEPYNIDWPTGADKTLIVSVGTGTSPDANKDLKPEEMNLLYNAGSIPSALMSAALNEQDFLCRVFGNCLAGGPLDREIGDMIGKRGPVKDKLFTYMRFNAELTRSGLDTLGLNDIEPKNVQQLDSIEFIPDLQRVGQAVAAQKVKAEHFSGF
- a CDS encoding aminopeptidase P family protein; amino-acid sequence: MDQEIISRLKKRISAEGLDAIVALSPENVAYVSGFVVPSQSLMRWRHAAVIVTANGKISMVAIDMEATTVRAHAGIDDLRIYREFSDDPMDKLSEALQDLKLDCAKVAVEMEFLPAKDFATLQKNLPNVNWMAADAIFNKARQIKTPGELALLRSLSKLTDNAIGTALRSAKVGMSELELAGTLLKTLFAGGAESYKLMIIASGERSEFPNVGPTDRRLKHGDIIRMEIFGQKFGYLTGICRTAVVGDATPEQYKIWSNLIECKYLVMDLIKPGASCPEIYRKFLEKFSQLGFEPISFVAHGIGLYLHEEPYMGRYGNEIVEAGMVGAFEPLVYIPGRFGMQNKDMFAVSEKGCELLSDVTPTDTLLRVG
- a CDS encoding mandelate racemase, with translation MKITKIETIPIRLPTRRVHQWASLTTPIGVYVIVKVHTDQGLVGLGEAPVLKDWGGDNGKYFGETPKTTAHIINDILAPALKDQDPARFEAIHGLMDKAVKGYPYCKAAIDGALYDVVGKALGVPAYQLLGGLFRDRVPIAHSLGLMEIEKAVDEAKQAIAEGVKTIKLKGGVEAKRDVELVKQVRKAIGPDLNICVDANQGYPTPKAAVKITKAMEEFNLLYMEQPVEGIDRMAEVAARVDTPIMADESAWTAEDVLEIIKKKAADVISIYTTKPGGMFKGKKVAAVAEAAGLKCNVNGSVETGVGNAANIHLAASTGVVTYGCVVPVSSPKEKAKQGIAGIYYQDDIISEPFAFDNGDVIVSSKPGLGIELDEGKLKHYRIDL